The following are encoded together in the Humulus lupulus chromosome 5, drHumLupu1.1, whole genome shotgun sequence genome:
- the LOC133834749 gene encoding membrane steroid-binding protein 1 — MALQLWETLKEAITVYTGLSPATFFTVVALILAIYYVVSGFFGPSDTYERPRSLEEVQPLPPPVQIGEVTEEELKQYDGSDSTKPLLMAIKGQIYDVTQSRMFYGPGGPYALFAGKDASRALAKMSFEEKDLTGDISGLGPFELDALQDWEYKFMSKYVKVGTIKQTVPVTDASPSGGAEPTTSSHDDKPTVDGPEKPAVKEDNPSGAEAASE; from the exons ATGGCTCTGCAACTATGGGAAACGCTTAAAGAGGCAATCACAGTCTACACAGGTCTCTCTCCTGCCACTTTCTTTACCGTTGTAGCTTTGATTTTGGCTATTTACTACGTCGTTTCGGGGTTCTTTGGACCTTCCGATACTTACGAGAGGCCTAGATCTTTGGAGGAGGTTCAACCTCTGCCTCCTCCCGTTCAAATCGGCGAGGTCACTGAGGAAGAGTTGAAGCAGTACGATGGTTCCGATTCGACTAAACCTTTGCTCATGGCTATCAAGGGTCAGATCTATGATGTCACTCAGAGCAG GATGTTCTATGGACCTGGGGGACCTTATGCATTGTTTGCTGGAAAAGATGCTAGCAGAGCTCTTGCAAAGATGTCATTTGAAGAGAAAGATCTCACCGGTGATATTTCTGGTCTTGGTCCATTTGAGCTTGACGCCTTGCAAGATTGGGAATACAAGTTCATGAGCAAGTATGTTAAGGTTGGAACCATCAAGCAGACAGTGCCGGTAACTGATGCCTCTCCCTCTGGGGGAGCAGAACCCACCACATCAAGCCACGATGATAAGCCTACCGTGGATGGTCCAGAAAAGCCAGCAGTTAAAGAGGACAACCCTTCTGGTGCTGAAGCTGCGAGTGAATGA